From Camelus dromedarius isolate mCamDro1 chromosome 23, mCamDro1.pat, whole genome shotgun sequence, a single genomic window includes:
- the LOC105096238 gene encoding transmembrane epididymal protein 1 — MGGFEGHLYPGLSLFFYGLYHARLVSRALICSQPAQYPPRPPWSKGRWAKLRQVHYVGLLKILSTFILVAQELHNISGPFVLIRKTYHARDFLYCKQWQHLTIYMTFVLSGCVDAVSQNLLPRRSAALEQATQALGLALILPLMLSHLQGSEGVDLQSHLLFIQALFPLVLVAVAELWAPDAWQLWVMKAFLYMLTGSWLIQIGFMLYRPISGHKWMDDDKNNIMFVTTFFCWHVVILAFLMAWIHGVSFLWYRYMC, encoded by the coding sequence ATGGGAGGCTTCGAGGGTCATCTGTACCCAGGACTGTCCCTCTTCTTCTATGGACTTTATCACGCGCGACTCGTCTCCAGGGCCTTGATATGCAGCCAGCCTGCCCAGTACCCGCCACGTCCTCCCTGGAGCAAAGGCAGATGGGCAAAGCTACGGCAAGTTCACTACGTGGGGCTGCTGAAGATACTGAGCACCTTCATTCTAGTGGCCCAAGAGCTGCATAACATTTCCGGGCCGTTTGTACTCATCAGGAAGACGTACCACGCGAGAGACTTCCTGTACTGCAAGCAGTGGCAgcacctcaccatatacatgacATTCGTCCTGAGCGGCTGTGTTGACGCGGTGAGCCAGAACCTGCTGCCCCGCAGGAGTGCCGCGCTGGAGCAGGCCACCCAGGCCCTGGGCCTGGCTCTGATCCTGCCCCTGATGCTGTCTCACTTGCAGGGCTCGGAGGGCGTGGACCTGCAGTCCCACCTCCTGTTCATCCAGGCCCTGTTCCCGCTGGTGCTGGTGGCGGTTGCCGAGCTGTGGGCTCCCGACGCGTGGCAGCTCTGGGTGATGAAGGCCTTTCTGTACATGCTTACGGGCTCTTGGCTGATCCAGATAGGCTTCATGCTCTACAGACCGATCTCCGGCCATAAGTGGATGGATGATGACAAAAACAATATTATGTTTGTCACCACCTTCTTCTGCTGGCATGTGGTCATCCTCGCCTTTTTGATGGCCTGGATCCACGGCGTCTCCTTTTTGTGGTATCGCTACATGTGCTAA